A genomic stretch from Leptodactylus fuscus isolate aLepFus1 chromosome 10, aLepFus1.hap2, whole genome shotgun sequence includes:
- the LRRTM3 gene encoding leucine-rich repeat transmembrane neuronal protein 3 encodes MGFNPYRLLRGSAVFLLLALLVFMAMLSSAERGCPTGCRCDGKMFYCESQKLQEIPSSISPGCVGLSLRYNSLYVLKYNQFKGLNQLTWLYVDHNHISSIDENAFNGIRRLKELVLSSNRISHLLNNTFRPVTNLRNLDLSYNTLQKLGPGQFKGLRKLQSLHLRSNLLRTIPVRIFQDCRNLELLDLGYNRIRSLARNVFTGMIRLKELHLEHNHFTKLNLALFPRLVSLQNLYLQWNRISFIGQTMAWTWTSLQRLDLSGNEIEAFSGPSVFQCVPNLQRLNLDSNKLTFIGQEILDSWGSLTDVGLAGNIWECSRNICSLVNWLKSFKGLRDNTILCASPKDLQGVNVIQAVKSYNICSKNVTESRELKTTGRNTTLKHKITRTKHESNHSMPPTVGVTGPGYDSGGDADSVSLHKIIAGTIALFLSVLVISLVIYVSWKRSPAGVRHLQQATLMKNHSQTKRSSLTQISLTPQEFYVDYKPATNRETCESISSTGPCTYTKTGSRECEV; translated from the exons ATGG GTTTCAACCCTTATCGGTTATTAAGAGGATCAGCTGTATTCCTGCTTCTAGCCCTGCTGGTTTTCATGGCTATGCTCTCCTCTGCTGAACGTGGGTGCCCTACAGGATGTAGGTGTGATGGAAAAATGTTTTATTGCGAGTCTCAGAAGCTGCAGGAAATCCCTTCATCAATATCTCCTGGATGTGTTGGGTTATCTCTTCGGTATAACAGTCTCTACGTCCTGAAATATAATCAATTCAAAGGTCTTAATCAGCTCACTTGGCTGTACGTCGACCATAACCATATTAGCAGCATTGATGAGAATGCATTCAATGGGATCCGTCGATTAAAGGAGCTGGTTCTGAGTTCTAATAGGATTTCTCACCTTCTCAATAACACCTTCAGACCCGTCACTAACCTGAGAAACCTAGACCTTTCCTACAATACCCTACAAAAACTTGGACCGGGTCAATTTAAGGGCTTGAGGAAACTGCAGAGCTTACACTTGAGGTCCAATTTGTTACGAACCATCCCAGTGAGAATTTTTCAGGATTGTAGGAATCTAGAACTTCTGGATCTAGGTTATAACCGAATCCGGAGTTTGGCCAGAAATGTTTTTACAGGTATGATCAGATTGAAGGAACTGCATTTAGAGCACAACCATTTCACCAAACTCAACCTGGCCCTTTTTCCAAGGCTGGTTAGTCTACAGAACCTCTACCTACAGTGGAACAGGATCAGTTTTATAGGACAAACCATGGCTTGGACTTGGACCTCATTGCAGCGACTTGATTTGTCTGGAAATGAGATTGAAGCCTTCAGCGGCCCGAGCGTATTTCAATGTGTCCCAAACCTTCAGAGGCTTAACCTGGATTCTAATAAGTTGACCTTCATAGGCCAGGAAATCTTGGACAGCTGGGGATCTCTGACAGATGTAGGCCTGGCGGGAAATATCTGGGAGTGTAGCCGAAATATCTGCTCCTTGGTCAACTGGCTAAAAAGTTTTAAAGGCCTACGAGACAACACTATTCTTTGTGCCAGCCCAAAGGATCTGCAGGGGGTCAACGTCATCCAGGCAGTGAAAAGCTACAATATTTGCAGCAAAAATGTTACGGAAAGCAGGGAGCTGAAAACAACGGGGCGGAATACAACACTGAAACACAAAATAACAAGAACTAAACATGAAAGTAACCATTCAATGCCTCCGACTGTCGGAGTGACAGGACCTGGCTACGATAGCGGTGGGGATGCAGATAGTGTTTCTTTACATAAAATAATAGCAGGGACTATTGCTCTGTTCCTGTCAGTATTAGTGATATCCTTAGTAATCTATGTGTCATGGAAAAGGTCTCCAGCAGGTGTAAGACATCTGCAGCAGGCAACCCTTATGAAAAATCACAGCCAAACAAAAAGATCATCCCTAACACAAATTAGCCTCACTCCGCAGGAATTTTATGTAGACTACAAGCCTGCGACTAACAGAGAAACTTGTGAATCCATAAGCAGTACTGGGCCCTGCACATATACCAAAACAGGTTCCAGGGAATGTGAGGTATAA